The proteins below are encoded in one region of Halichoerus grypus chromosome X, mHalGry1.hap1.1, whole genome shotgun sequence:
- the DCAF12L2 gene encoding DDB1- and CUL4-associated factor 12-like protein 2, with amino-acid sequence MAPQQTGSRKRKAPAIEAGAASSSSQGLAAADAEGPLLPKKQKRPATRRSLVHYLKGREVGGWGGSGLSDSEGELRGYAVQKLPELLRERELALGTLNKVFASQWLNARQVVCGTKCNTLFVVDVHSGQITRIPLMRDRGPWLARAQPTCGIHAIELNPSKTLLATGGENPNSLAVYQLPTLDPVCLGDRHGHKDWIFTIAWMSDTVAVSGSRDGTVALWRMDPDMFSGSIAWHNDAGLPVYAHIRPRDMETIPRSSTSPSNRKVRALAFSGKNQELGAVSLDGYFHLWKARSTLSRLLSIRLPYCRENVCLTYCDELSLYAVGSQSHVSFLDPRQRQQNIRPLCSREGGTGVRSLSFYQHIITVGTGHGSLLFYDIRAQKFLEERASASPDSSPGPSGRKLKLTCGRGWLNHDDLWVNYFGGIGEFPNALYTHCYNWPEMKLFVAGGPLPSGLHGNYAGLWS; translated from the coding sequence ATGGCCCCGCAGCAAACAGGTAGCAGGAAGCGGAAAGCGCCGGCGATCGAGGCGGGCGCCGCGAGCTCGTCGTCTCAGGGCTTGGCGGCGGCGGACGCGGAGGGGCCGCTGCTGCCCAAGAAACAGAAGCGGCCGGCGACGCGGCGCTCGCTGGTGCACTACCTGAAGGGCCGCGAGGTGGGCGGCTGGGGCGGCTCCGGGCTCTCGGACTCCGAGGGCGAGCTGCGGGGCTATGCGGTGCAGAAGCTGCCCGAGCTGTTGAGGGAGCGCGAGCTGGCCCTGGGCACCCTCAACAAGGTGTTCGCGTCGCAGTGGCTGAACGCCAGGCAGGTGGTGTGTGGCACCAAGTGTAACACCCTCTTCGTGGTGGATGTGCACTCGGGCCAGATCACGCGCATCCCCCTGATGCGGGACCGGGGGCCCTGGTTGGCCCGGGCCCAGCCGACTTGCGGCATCCACGCCATCGAGCTGAATCCCTCCAAGACCCTTCTGGCCACTGGGGGTGAGAACCCCAACAGCCTGGCCGTCTACCAGCTGCCCACCCTGGACCCCGTGTGCCTGGGCGACCGCCATGGCCACAAGGACTGGATCTTCACCATCGCCTGGATGAGTGACACAGTGGCTGTGAGCGGCTCCCGCGACGGCACAGTGGCGCTGTGGCGGATGGATCCCGACATGTTCAGCGGCAGCATCGCCTGGCACAATGACGCGGGTCTTCCTGTGTACGCCCACATCCGCCCGAGGGACATGGAGACCATCCCCAGGTCCAGCACCAGCCCCAGTAACCGCAAGGTGCGGGCTCTGGCCTTCAGCGGCAAGAACCAGGAGCTGGGAGCGGTGTCCCTGGACGGCTACTTCCACCTGTGGAAAGCCCGAAGCACTCTGTCCAGGCTGCTCTCCATCAGGCTGCCCTACTGCCGGGAGAACGTGTGCCTGACCTACTGTGATGAGTTGTCCCTGTACGCGGTGGGCTCCCAGTCCCATGTCTCCTTCCTAGATCCGCGCCAACGTCAGCAGAATATCCGGCCCCTGTGCTCCCGAGAGGGCGGCACGGGTGTGCGCTCGCTGAGTTTCTACCAGCATATCATCACCGTGGGCACGGGCCATGGCTCCCTGCTCTTCTATGACATCCGCGCCCAGAAGTTCCTGGAGGAGAGGGCCTCAGCCAGCCCGGACTCCTCTCCCGGGCCCTCAGGAAGGAAGCTCAAGCTCACCTGTGGCAGGGGCTGGCTCAACCACGATGACCTGTGGGTGAACTACTTCGGTGGGATCGGCGAGTTCCCCAACGCTCTCTACACCCACTGCTACAACTGGCCTGAGATGAAGCTCTTCGTGGCTGGGGGACCTCTCCCTTCAGGCCTCCATGGGAACTACGCAGGCCTCTGGAGCTAA